Within the Pirellulales bacterium genome, the region CAGGGCCGATCCGCGTGGCTCCTGGTGCCGGCTGCTATCAGTTTGGCCGTGTTTTCATGGTTGTTGACAATGCACCCGACGGCAGCCGGACGCGTCTACGCAGCCTACGGGGGAATCTACATTACGGTCGCGCTGGCCTGGCTGTGGGCGGTTGATGGCATTCGGCCAACGCGTTGGGATGCACTAGGCGTGGCGCT harbors:
- a CDS encoding YnfA family protein, whose translation is MVRTTLLFAVTAMAEILGCYLPYLWLRQGRSAWLLVPAAISLAVFSWLLTMHPTAAGRVYAAYGGIYITVALAWLWAVDGIRPTRWDALGVAL